The Vitis vinifera cultivar Pinot Noir 40024 chromosome 1, ASM3070453v1 DNA segment CGAGACGCCAAATGGTGGTATTCTGCATTCCACAATGTGACTGCCATGGTTGGGTCTGGTGTCCTCGCCCTCCCTTATGCTATGGCAGGGCTTGGAtggtatttttctttctcactcCTATACTCTTATATATCTTCTGAGAATGGGGTTGGAATTGTAacatttttttgctttgatATTTAGGGGCCCAGGGGTGGTTATTCTTATACTTTCATGGATCATCACTTTGTACACTCTATGGCAAATGGTTGAGATGCATGAAATGGTTCCCGGGAAGCGGTTTGATAGATACCATGAGCTAGGACAGCATGCCTTCGGTGAAAAGCTTGGCCTCTGGGTTGTGGTGCCTCAACAGTTGGTTGTAGAAGTGGGTGTTGACATTGTGTACATGGTCACCGGAGGCAAATCCTTGCAGAAGTTCTACAATATTGTTTGTTCTGACTGCCGACGGCTCAGGACCACCTACTTCATCATGATATTTGCTTCTTGTCACTTTGTCCTCTCCCATTTGCCCAACTTCAACTCCATTAGCGGCGTCTCATTTTCTGCAGCAGCAATGTCCTTAACGTTAGTCAGTTAATTACtgttttttctattcatattAATACATATAGCCTGTGATATTTTTGTGACATGTTCACGCTGTAACGGCGGTTGCCCATTTTCTGCAGTTACTCGACTATCGCTTGGATAGGTTCAGCTCATAAGGGTGTCGTAGCAGATGTTGACTACAAATACAAAGATTCGACCACAACTGGAAAATTCTTCCACTTCTGTCATGCCTTGGGTGAAGTAGCATTTGCCTATGCTGGTCACAATGTGGTGTTGGAGATCCAAGCTACAATTCCTTCCACCCCTGAGAAGCCTTCCAAGGGACCCATGTGGAAAGGAGTCATGTTTGCTTACATGATTGTTGCCATCTGCTACTTCCCTGTTGCTTTAGTTGGGTATCGGGTGTTTGGGAACAGCGTTGCTGACAATATCCTTATCACACTCGAGAAACCCGGTTGGCTTATTGCCGCAGCCAACATTTTTGTTGTCATCCACGTTGTTGGAAGCTACCAGGTTCAATTCGAAAACTTCTCCAAATAATATGTTCTTATTTCATTGAATCTTCATTTCCTCATAAGCTTGTGGGAACTGCAGATATATGCGATTCCGGTGTTTGACATGATGGAAACACTCCTGGTGAAGAAACTGAAATTCACACCATGTTTCAGGCTTCGTCTTATTACCCGCACTTCATATGTTGGTGAGTGGTTGATGCTCTTCTTTCTTTGGACGAGTTATGTCGACAAAGCTTCATCAGCCTATTTTCATGTTCTTATATATCTTGGTTGATTGCAGCTTTTACGATGTTCATTGCTATGATGATCCCTTTCTTTGGTAGTCTCATGGCGTTCTTGGGAGGGTTGGCTTTTGCACCCACAACATACTTTGTAAGGAATAAATCCTCCCACATCCATCTTAAGTTTCTACCCATGGGGCTGGACTACCCCTTCATGACGGAATAATAAATCCTTAATTGTGGTTTTCTGCAGCTCCCCTGCATCATGTGGCTTGCTGTTTACAAGCCCAAGATGTTTAGCTTATCATGGTGTTCAAATTGGGTATGTTAACTAGATACCGCCTCTCAAAGCTTAGCCtttctccattttttggtatttgGACGGGTGGGTTCAAGGATTAACAGACTTTCTGTTTCAATCTTTGCATTTCAGATCTGCATTGTGCTGGGAGTAGTATTGATGATTTTAGCTCCCATTGGTGCACTAAGGCAGATCATCCTTCAAGCCAAGACCTACAAATTGTTCTCGTGATTTTCTTCCCACTGCAGTAAGGATTGGATTGACTCGCAAAGAATTTCAATATCAGATGGTGATGATTTTGACTTCAACTATTCATTTTAACATCAAATTTCATGATGTTTCTTCTAGGAACCAACTGCAAAATTTTGAATCTCCTTGCTGGGTCTTATAGTTTCTCTCTGTCGTTTTCATTTGCTTTTAGAGACCTCTATTGAATATATGTTTCCAACTTGGCAAAAATGTCTGGAATTTCAATCCTCCCAATCCTTTAGTACAAAGGGTTATTGATCCTAGCTTCTACCATGCATTAGTACTAAAATGGATTTGAGTAGGGACCACAATGACGTGCTCACGGAAGGGTTTAGAATAAAGATAAACGAGTTTGAGACGAAATtagaaagttttaaaaaacctGGGATGAAGTTGGGGCTAGTTTAGATATGACTTTCTCATGTCCTTGTTCGCTCCaattatacataattttaaataaaaattatttttgtttcgtTTACCAACTTTTTTggcataaataaaatattatttttcataaaaagaaattataaatatttttaatatttctttatgtacaaatcatatttatttttaataaaatttaaattttaaaaacaaaaaattgaaaaaaaaagaaaataaaacaggGTAGGGTAAGTATAGGAATTTCCTATTCTTTTCTCGTCTCATTTAGTTTTagtaatatttatattatttttgtttgttttaattttcattttgaagttttaattcattttagtgATTCTGGCACAGTGCTATAGTTATTGAGTTGATTGAGCAAATGAGTGTTATAAATttgcatattattattttgatttgtaaAGCTCTTAGATTTCTAGTTAGATTCtatagttttttatttgttaaaggTAAGTTCCTTGGTAAAAAATTagtgggtgtttgataaacctacttaataatttaaagtgacttaataatttaatttaagtcattaagtaaattaagcatgtttgataaaatataattataatttatatttatgaggataaatatattcatgtgatgatttagaataaattttaagttaattttatcaaataaccttaatatttaaagtaaaaaattaagtgataagttttaagtcatcaacttaaatataatttaacttaaagtcaactaaagtcagtaataagttttaagttttacTAAACACCCCTTAAATATGAATCttaattaagttatttgtttctGATTCCTTATAGTTATCCATTGAGATTGATCATTAGGTGGAGTGAACGTAAAAACCAATAGAAGTTAAATTATGGAAGTAACATTATCAGTTTTAGATCTAGTTTTttgagaaataaagaaagttaatTGACTTGATTGGTTTTAGATAATAAGATGTTAATTATTGGTTCATTAAAAGGGTTTTCAAAAAGTAGCATATATTATTTTGCTCTAAATTCATAGTCTTAGGACTAATTGATAGGCTTATGCTTCCCtccattgattttttctttttctttttctttttttgtccgAGAGTTAGATATTAGTAGGAATCTACAGGAGAAGCAAAGGGGCATATATTAGGGTTGTGTTCGATATATGGAAGTAGGAATGATAATAACCACACAAGTCTCGAAGAAGTTCACAAGTCACAAGTCACATTTGCCATTGCTCTATATTCAGCCTCAGTTGATGATCATGATACTGTATTTTGATTCTTAGATTTCCATGAAACCAAAGAATTCCCAAGAAAGATGCAAAACCCACTAATAGTTCGTCTTGAATCCTTACAAGTTGCCTAATCTACATCAGCAAAGGCCTTGAGTTGAGTTGTTGAAGAGGAAAGAAAGAAGAGGCCCTATCCAACTAATCCTTTGATATATTGCAAAACTTGATAAGCAACTTGAAGATGACTAGATCTTGGATTAATAAGGAACTGGCTAAGGTGATGGACCGAGTATGAGAGATCAAGCCGAGCGTTTGTGGGGTAAAGAAGCTTACCAATCAGCCATCTATACAATCTTGGGTCTTCAAGAAATTCCCCATCATCTTGTGAAAACTTAATATTAGCTTCCATAGGTGTGCTTGCATGTTTACAAGCTAAGAACCCTGTGTCAAACAATATCTAAAGAGCATAATGCCTTTGGCTAACCGAAATCCCTTTACTCCACCTAGCAACCTCAGGGCTGAGAAAATACTTGAGTTGTCCAAGATCCTTGGGTTTGAATCTACCATCAAGGAGTATTTTGAGATCTTCAACCAGTTTTGCATTTTATTAGTGATgacaatgtcatcaacatatactaGTAATGCAAGAAATGAATTaccttcatattttattaataaggaGTGATCTGTAGCAGATTGAGTGAACCATTCTTCTAATAGCACACCTGAAAATTTGGCAAACCTCTATACATCAAAGGTAAATGCCATCCTAAATAGGTTGGACAATATCTCGATGTAtgaaattctattaaaaaaaagtagtaGAAAAATAGAAGTTGCTCACTAAATAATTATGGTTTAAGGCTTGTTTGGCAGTGAGAATGATAATCACCCTTTAATTTACGTTTGTTTTTCTATGGACGTGTTACATGTCCTACTTGGAAGACATGGTGGTGGATATAAGCGTGCATGATGTAAATGGAAACCAAGTATGGATATCAAAGAAGACATTTTTTTCAATGATATTAATGGGTTCTTTTAATGCGATAAAATGCATGAAATTAAACTCTAAGAGGTAATTGTAGACATTTAATTCTTTGTTGAAGAGAATTAAAATTCACTATATATTCACCAAATATTGGGACACATATTTAACAGAGCAGTGTACAAGCAAATGAAAGAACAGAAAACTATAAGACTTTAAGAGGAGAACCAACTGTTTCATTTGGCTCTTCGGACGAGCACCATTATTCAACTTCTCAGACAATCGATCAAATCCTTTTTGCAGTGGGAAGATCATCATAAGAACACTTCGAAGGTCTTGGCTTGAAGGATGATCTGCCTTAGGGCACCAATGGGAGCTAGAATCATCAATACCACTCCCAGAATTATACAGATCTGCAATGCACAAATTCAAACGAAAGCCTGTTAGCCCTTGTCAACTTGCCCtgccaaaaatgaaaagataggaaaaaagaaaaaagaagaactAAGAGAGGCTAGGCCATAAGATGCAGTGTGGAGTTAACATACCCAATTTGTAAACCATGTTAGGCTAAACCTTTTGGGTTTGTAAATTGCAAGCCACATGATACAGGGGAGCTGCACCAAAACCAAAATCGAAGATATAATATTCCACTGTGAAAGATATATGATAGCCTAATACTGGATAGAAATTTGTATCTCGAAGCCTTAGCAGTAAGATGCATGAGGAAGGATTGATTCCTTACAAAGTAGGTCGTTGGTGCAAACACCAATCCTCCTAAGAACCCAAGCAGGCTACCAAAGAAAGGGATCAACATGCCTATAAACATTGTAAAAGCTGCAACCATGGAATATAAGAAAGATTAGTCATGAAACTACTCTGAAGCTTTGTCATAACTCATTCAAAGAAAGAAGAGCATCAACCACTCACCAACGTATAGAGTGCGGGTAATAAGACGAAGCCTGAAACATGGTGTGAATTTCAGTTTCTTCACCAAGAATGTTTCCAACATGTCAAACACTGGCATCGCATATATCTGCAGTTCCCACAAGCTTACGAGGAAATGAAGATTCAATATTggaataaaaacatattatttggAGAAGATTTTGAATTTAGAATTGCACCTGGTAACTTCCAATAACATGGATGAAAACAAACAGGTTGGCTGCTGCTATAAGCCAGCGGGGTTTCTCCAGTGTGATAAGGATATTGTCAGCAACACTGTTCCCAAACATCCAGTATCCAATCAGAGCGACAGGGAAGTAGCACAAGGCAACAACAATATAAGCGAAAATCACTCCTTTCCACATGGGTCTCTTGGAAGGCTTCTCAGGAGTGGAGGGAATTGTTGCTTGGATCTCCAACACCACATTGTGACCAGCATAGGCAAATGCTACGTCACCCAAGGCGCTAAAGAAGTTGAAGACTCTTCCAGTTGTGGTCGAAGCTGTGTATGTATATTGCACATCTGGTTGGACACCTTTATGAACCGAAGCTGTCCAGGCAATAGTTGAGTAACTGCAGATTGAAAATGGACAATCCATATACCGCAGGGTATGTAAGAAAACTAATCTTACAAATTAAACTAATCACAAACTAGATATATGAATATCTACAGCAACTTACGTTAAGGACATGATTGCAGCAGCAAATGAGACACCAgcaatgaatttgaaattgggcaAATGGGATAGAACAAAGTGACAAGAAGCAAAAATCATGATGAAGTAGGCGGTCTTGATTAGCTTGCAGCTGGGACAGACTGTGTTATGGAACTTCTGCAAGGATTTGCCTCCGGTGATCATGTAGGCAATGTTAACACCCACTTCTACAATCACCTGTTGAGGCACCACAATCCAGAGGCAAGCTTTTCACCAAATGCGTTCTGTCCTAGTTCACGGTATCTATCAAACCGCTTTCCAGGAACCATTTCATGCATCTCAACCATTTGCCATAGAGTGTACTAGGTGATGATCCATGAAAGAATAAGAATTACCACCCCAGGGCCCCTAAATatcaaaggaaataaatgtTACCAAAAGCTTTGGAATATCTCAAGTAGATAAGACTTTTTCGTATATCAATATTAACAATTGTAGATCAGCTTTTCTGAATATCTGAAGGGTTAAATTCAGTTGATTCTAAAAAGGTAGATGGCTCAGGAATAGAATCACTGAGAAACAAATTCATCAGTACTACTGATTAAATCAATGGTACTGTGCATAAATGAACCATCTGTAATATTTACAATTCTCACGTCATGGGAAGAAACCCCATATACTGAAAATCCCTTGAAAGCCCAAAAAAGTAGGGGAAAAAAATCTGTGAACATAATAATAACCCCATTTTCAGAGCAATCACAACCATATGAGAACAGCATTTATAATAAAGTAAATGCAGTagaatcatcattttttttacttggtCAGAAGATAAGAGTATAGGAATGAGAGAAAGATACCATCCAAGCTCTGCCATAGCATAAGGGAGGCTGAGGACACCAGCCCCAACCATGGCAGTCACATTGTGGAATGCCGAGTACCACCATTTTGCATTCCGGGACGATGTGATTGGAAGCCAATCATCAATGACCTGCTCTCTAGCATCCTTCTCCTGCTGATTATGCTCCATTTTTCTCAACAAGTTCAAGGCACTGACCGAGGATTTTTCAGAACCTGATGCAACCCAACAACAGAAGGCCTTGGAAGATCAGAACGATGAGTTTTTGCAGTGTGAAACAGAAAAATATATAGAGATTCAAGCAGATCAATACAGGCATATGATGGGCAAATATAGTATGACAGGAGCTCTAGAAGCTGTTAAGATTCCTTGCACTTACAacagaaatttgaatttttttggaaaaaattggTGAGTTTGGTTTCTTAAATTACCAACAAGACCCCATTTTCTACAATTAGTATTTATAGATTCAACTAATCAACAAGTGTAACCTGATTTACATATCAATTCCTTATGGACATTGAGAAGTGTTGCTTCCTGGATCGATCACTATACTCAAAGCTGACAAGCTTTGTCAAATTTAAACTCAATGTTTCACATGTAGGAATTATTCCTGCCTTCTTGAACACATGAAGTTAATTCCCACTATTCTAAAGGTTATGAACCTAATGTATTTACATTTCTCTTATTATACATCTAATGTATGTAGGAAGATTAGATGTATATTAATGTATATGAAAAATACGAAGTACCATAACTAGAGCCATGAACCTACTAAATTATGTACAAGGTAGAATG contains these protein-coding regions:
- the LOC132252595 gene encoding lysine histidine transporter-like 2; amino-acid sequence: MPVFDMLETFLVKKLKFTPCFRLRLITRTLYVAFTMFIGMLIPFFGSLLGFLGGLVFAPTTYFLPCIMWLAIYKPKRFSLTWFTNWICIILGVVLMILAPIGALRQIILQAKTFEVFL
- the LOC100257870 gene encoding lysine histidine transporter 1 — encoded protein: MLEDEQKASRGKDIDNWLPITSSRDAKWWYSAFHNVTAMVGSGVLALPYAMAGLGWGPGVVILILSWIITLYTLWQMVEMHEMVPGKRFDRYHELGQHAFGEKLGLWVVVPQQLVVEVGVDIVYMVTGGKSLQKFYNIVCSDCRRLRTTYFIMIFASCHFVLSHLPNFNSISGVSFSAAAMSLTYSTIAWIGSAHKGVVADVDYKYKDSTTTGKFFHFCHALGEVAFAYAGHNVVLEIQATIPSTPEKPSKGPMWKGVMFAYMIVAICYFPVALVGYRVFGNSVADNILITLEKPGWLIAAANIFVVIHVVGSYQIYAIPVFDMMETLLVKKLKFTPCFRLRLITRTSYVAFTMFIAMMIPFFGSLMAFLGGLAFAPTTYFLPCIMWLAVYKPKMFSLSWCSNWICIVLGVVLMILAPIGALRQIILQAKTYKLFS